One window of Hoplias malabaricus isolate fHopMal1 chromosome 16, fHopMal1.hap1, whole genome shotgun sequence genomic DNA carries:
- the dhx38 gene encoding pre-mRNA-splicing factor ATP-dependent RNA helicase PRP16 isoform X3 — MEDDASLHRLEGSNPGVQVGGLILKKKSASAEQHVFRAPAPRTSLLGLDLLAAQKRKEREGKEQLNSDLDDRSSKKSKVSSYKDWEEGKSDSGSDDDDDAGGKSKNVKKERKYRMTGSETPSNPGGVSEEFRRKHQQREKDRREHGVYASSKEGKHRDRERSRDMERDRDRDRDRNRGKERKSDREEGRESSRSRGLSSARSEHGDGSVRSERSQRDVWSERISRGTHREEPESPRHRPKDATTPSRSSWDEDDSGYASSRRSHWESPSPAPSHKETDRSERSSRSSRESERRDKSVRARYPEDTPLPTPSYKYNEWANDRKHLGSTPRLSRGKGKKENGEDGISFENEEEKEQWEEDQRQADRDWYMMDEGYDEFHNPLTSSSDEYVKKREQILQKQTQKRISAQKRQINEDNERWETNRMLTSGVVQRLEVDEDFEEDNAAKVHLLVHNLVPPFLDGRIVFTKQPEPVIPVKDATSDMAIISRKGSQLVRKHREQKERKKAQHKHWELAGTKLGDIMGIKKEEDSSETKPVGEDGAVDYRAEQKFADHMKEKSEASSEFAKKKTLLEQRQFLPIFAVRQQLLNIIRDNSIVIVVGETGSGKTTQLTQYLHEDGYTSYGMVGCTQPRRVAAMSVAKRVSEEMGSNLGEEVGYAIRFEDCTSEKTMIKYMTDGILLRESLRESDLDHYSAVIMDEAHERSLNTDVLFGLLREVVSRRSDLKLIVTSATMDSDKFAAFFGNVPIFHIPGRTFPVDILFSKTPQEDYVEAAVKQALQIHLSGMAGDILIFMPGQEDIEVTSDQIIERLEDLENAPPLAVLPIYSQLPSDLQAKIFQKAPDGVRKCIVATNIAETSLTVDGIMFVVDSGYCKLKVFNPRIGMDALQVYPISQANANQRAGRAGRTGPGQCYRLYTQSAFKNEMLTTTIPEIQRTNLANVVLLLKSLGVQDLLLFHFMDPPPEDNMLNSMYQLWILGALDNTGALTPTGRLMVEFPLDPALSKMLIVSCDMGCSADILIIVSMLSVPTIFYRPKGREEESDQVREKFAIPESDHLTYLNVYLQWKNNNYSSIWCNEHFIHTKAMRKVREVRAQLKDIMVQQKMNLTSCGSDWDVIRKCICAAYFHQAAKLKGIGEYVNVRTGMPCHLHPTSSLFGMGYTPDYITYHELVMTTKEYMQCVTAVDGEWLAELGPMFYSIKHAGKSRQENRRRAKEEITNMEEEMSLAEQQLRARKEEQERKNNIGSARSVKICTPGRREDVPMTPKRTPARFGL; from the exons ATGGAGGATGATGCCTCCCTGCACCGTTTGGAAGGCAGTAACCCAGGTGTACAGGTTGGTGGACTCATATTAAAGAAGAAAAGTGCTTCAGCAGAGCAGCATGTATTTCGAGCCCCTGCTCCTCGGACATCTCTCCTCGGTCTGGATCTGCTGGCTGCACAGAAACGCAAAGAACGGGAAGGGAAGGAGCAACTGAACTCAGACCTCGATGACAGGAGCTCAAAAAAGTCCAAAGTGTCTTCCTACAAGGATTGGGAGGAGGGCAAAAGCGACTCTGGgtcagatgatgatgatgatgcaggGGGTAAAAGCAAGAATGTGAAGAAAGAAAG AAAGTACCGTATGACAGGCTCAGAAACACCTTCTAACCCTGGTGGGGTGAGTGAGGAATTCCGGCGAAAACAtcagcaaagagaaaaagaccgTCGAGAACATGGTGTATATGCATCATCCAAAGAGggcaaacacagagacagagaaagaagcaGAGACATGGAGCGGGATCGGGACCGGGATAGAGACAGAAACCGGGGCAAAGAGCGAAAAAGTGATCGAG AAGAAGGTCGAGAGTCGAGCCGCAGTCGGGGTTTGAGCAGCGCTCGCTCGGAGCATGGGGACGGCAGTGTAAGGAGCGAACGCTCTCAGAGGGACGTCTGGTCAGAGCGCATCAGCCGCGGGACCCACAGGGAAGAGCCTGAAAGTCCTCGCCATCGCCCCAAAG ATGCTACAACACCATCCCGGTCAAGTTGGGATGAAGATGACAGTGGCTATGCCAGCTCACGCCGCTCCCACTGGGAGAGCCCCTCTCCAGCTCCTTCACACAAGGAGACTGATCGCTCGGAGCGCAGTTCTCGCTCATCCCGCGAGAGCGAGAGGAGAGACAA GTCAGTGAGGGCTCGTTATCCAGAAGACACTCCTCTACCCACGCCCTCATACAAATACAATGAGTGGGCAAATGACAGGAAACATCTTGGCTCCACCCCTCGTCTCTCTAGAGGGAAAG GTAAAAAGGAAAATGGAGAGGATGGCATCTCCTTTGAAaatgaggaggagaaggagcaaTGGGAGGAAGACCAGAGG CAAGCCGACAGAGATTGGTACATGATGGATGAGGGTTATGATGAGTTCCATAACCCTTTGACTTCAAGCTCAGATGAGTATGTTAAGAAGAGAGAGCAGATTTTACAAAAGCAGACCCAGAAACGAATATCAGCTCAAAAGCGACAGATCAATGAG GACAATGAACGTTGGGAGACTAACCGAATGTTAACCAGTGGCGTTGTGCAGCGGTTGGAAGTGGATGAGGACTTTGAAGAAGACAATGCAGCAAAAGTCCACTTGCTGGTCCACAACCTAGTTCCTCCTTTCTTAGATGGCAGAATTGTCTTCACCAAGCAG CCTGAGCCAGTCATTCCTGTGAAAGATGCCACTTCAGACATGGCGATTATATCCCGCAAGGGCAGCCAGCTGGTccgcaaacacagagagcagAAGGAGCGCAAGAAG GCTCAGCACAAACACTGGGAGCTGGCTGGGACCAAGCTTGGAGACATTATGGGCATCAAGAAAGAAGAAGACAGTTCTGAAACCAAACCAGTAGGAGAGGATGGAGCTGTAGACTACAG ggCAGAGCAGAAGTTTGCTGACCACATGAAGGAAAAGAGTGAGGCCAGCAGTGAATTTGCTAAGAAAAAGACTTTGTTGGAGCAGAGACAGTTTCTGCCCATCTTTGCTGTCCGACAACAGCTACTGAACATAATCAG AGACAATAGCATTGTGATTGTAGTTGGTGAGACGGGCAGTGGGAAGACCACCCAGTTAACACAGTACCTTCATGAGGATGGCTACACCAGTTATGGCATGGTGGGCTGCACACAGCCTCGCAGAGTGGCAGCTATGAGTGTGGCCAAGAGAGTTAGTGAGGAGATGGGCAGCAACCTCGGAGAAGAG GTTGGCTATGCTATCCGATTTGAAGACTGTACCTCTGAGAAGACCATGATTAAATACATGACAGATGGGATCTTGTTGCGAGAGTCTCTTCGCGAGTCTGATTTGGACCACTACAGCGCAGTCATCATGGATGAGGCTCATGAGCGTTCCCTCAACACAGACGTGCTTTTTGGCCTGCTTCGAGAG GTGGTGTCCAGGCGCTCTGATCTGAAGCTCATTGTCACATCTGCCACCATGGACTCTGACAAATTTGCAGCATTCTTTGGAAATGTTCCTATCTTCCACATTCCCGGAAGGACATTCCCTGTGGACATCTTGTTCAGTAAA acTCCTCAGGAGGACTATGTTGAGGCTGCGGTGAAGCAGGCCTTGCAAATCCACCTCAGTGGAATGGCTGGAGACATCCTCATCTTCATGCCTGGTCAGGAGGACATTGAG GTAACGTCAGATCAGATTATAGAACGCTTGGAGGATCTGGAGAATGCTCCTCCACTTGCTGTTCTGCCCATCTATTCTCAGTTGCCCTCAGACCTGCAGGCCAAGATCTTTCAGAAG GCCCCAGATGGAGTGAGGAAATGCATTGTTGCCACCAACATCGCTGAAACCTCTCTGACAGTAGATGGCATCATGTTTGTTGTGGACTCTGGGTATTGCAAACTCAAG GTGTTCAACCCTCGTATAGGTATGGATGCTCTGCAGGTTTACCCCATTAGCCAGGCCAATGCCAACCAACGTGCTGGCAGAGCTGGGAGGACGGGTCCAGGCCAGTGCTACAG ATTATACACACAAAGTGCCTTCAAGAACGAGATGTTGACCACAACCATCCCAGAGATCCAACGCACCAATCTGGCTAATGTGGTGCTGCTGCTGAAGTCTCTTGGGGTGCAGGACTTGCTGCTCTTTCACTTCATGGACCCACCACCTGAAGACAACATGCTCAATTCCATGTACCAACTGTGGATACTGGGTGCCCTGGACAACACGG GTGCTCTGACTCCCACTGGGCGGCTCATGGTGGAATTTCCTCTGGATCCAGCTTTGTCCAAGATGTTGATTGTGTCCTGTGATATGGGCTGCAGTGCTGATATCCTCATTATAGTCTCCATGCTGTCTGTGCCGACCATTTTCTACagaccaaag GGGCGAGAAGAGGAGAGTGACCAGGTCAGGGAGAAGTTTGCTATCCCTGAGAGTGATCATCTGACCTACCTCAATGTTTACCTGCAGTGGAAGAATAACAACTATTCCAGCATCTGGTGCAATGAGCACTTCATTCACACCAAGGCCATGCGAAAA GTACGGGAAGTGCGAGCCCAACTCAAAGACATCATGGTGCAGCAGAAAATGAACCTGACCTCCTGCGGCTCAGATTGGGACGTGATCAGAAAGTGCATATGTGCAGCCTATTTTCACCAGGCTGCGAAACTGAAG GGCATAGGGGAGTATGTGAATGTGCGGACTGGAATGCCCTGTCACCTTCACCCCACCAGCTCTCTCTTTGGCATGGGCTACACCCCTGATTATATCACCTACCACGAGCTGGTCATGACCACCAAG GAGTACATGCAGTGTGTGACAGCAGTGGATGGTGAATGGTTGGCGGAGCTGGGCCCCATGTTCTATAGCATTAAACACGCTGGAAAGAGCAGACAG GAGAATCGACGGAGGGCCAAAGAAGAGATCACCAATATGGAGGAGGAAATGTCCCTGGCTGAACAACAGTTGCGTGCACGGAAAGAAGAGCAGGAGAGGAAAAACAACATTGGCAGTGCAAG gtcagtgaagatCTGTACTCCAGGCAGACGAGAAGACGTGCCCATGACTCCAAAACGAACTCCTGCACGTTTTGGCCTTTAG
- the dhx38 gene encoding pre-mRNA-splicing factor ATP-dependent RNA helicase PRP16 isoform X2 gives MEDDASLHRLEGSNPGVQVGGLILKKKSASAEQHVFRAPAPRTSLLGLDLLAAQKRKEREGKEQLNSDLDDRSSKKSKVSSYKDWEEGKSDSGSDDDDDAGGKSKNVKKESRKYRMTGSETPSNPGGVSEEFRRKHQQREKDRREHGVYASSKEGKHRDRERSRDMERDRDRDRDRNRGKERKSDREGRESSRSRGLSSARSEHGDGSVRSERSQRDVWSERISRGTHREEPESPRHRPKDATTPSRSSWDEDDSGYASSRRSHWESPSPAPSHKETDRSERSSRSSRESERRDKSVRARYPEDTPLPTPSYKYNEWANDRKHLGSTPRLSRGKGKKENGEDGISFENEEEKEQWEEDQRQADRDWYMMDEGYDEFHNPLTSSSDEYVKKREQILQKQTQKRISAQKRQINEDNERWETNRMLTSGVVQRLEVDEDFEEDNAAKVHLLVHNLVPPFLDGRIVFTKQPEPVIPVKDATSDMAIISRKGSQLVRKHREQKERKKAQHKHWELAGTKLGDIMGIKKEEDSSETKPVGEDGAVDYRAEQKFADHMKEKSEASSEFAKKKTLLEQRQFLPIFAVRQQLLNIIRDNSIVIVVGETGSGKTTQLTQYLHEDGYTSYGMVGCTQPRRVAAMSVAKRVSEEMGSNLGEEVGYAIRFEDCTSEKTMIKYMTDGILLRESLRESDLDHYSAVIMDEAHERSLNTDVLFGLLREVVSRRSDLKLIVTSATMDSDKFAAFFGNVPIFHIPGRTFPVDILFSKTPQEDYVEAAVKQALQIHLSGMAGDILIFMPGQEDIEVTSDQIIERLEDLENAPPLAVLPIYSQLPSDLQAKIFQKAPDGVRKCIVATNIAETSLTVDGIMFVVDSGYCKLKVFNPRIGMDALQVYPISQANANQRAGRAGRTGPGQCYRLYTQSAFKNEMLTTTIPEIQRTNLANVVLLLKSLGVQDLLLFHFMDPPPEDNMLNSMYQLWILGALDNTGALTPTGRLMVEFPLDPALSKMLIVSCDMGCSADILIIVSMLSVPTIFYRPKGREEESDQVREKFAIPESDHLTYLNVYLQWKNNNYSSIWCNEHFIHTKAMRKVREVRAQLKDIMVQQKMNLTSCGSDWDVIRKCICAAYFHQAAKLKGIGEYVNVRTGMPCHLHPTSSLFGMGYTPDYITYHELVMTTKEYMQCVTAVDGEWLAELGPMFYSIKHAGKSRQENRRRAKEEITNMEEEMSLAEQQLRARKEEQERKNNIGSARSVKICTPGRREDVPMTPKRTPARFGL, from the exons ATGGAGGATGATGCCTCCCTGCACCGTTTGGAAGGCAGTAACCCAGGTGTACAGGTTGGTGGACTCATATTAAAGAAGAAAAGTGCTTCAGCAGAGCAGCATGTATTTCGAGCCCCTGCTCCTCGGACATCTCTCCTCGGTCTGGATCTGCTGGCTGCACAGAAACGCAAAGAACGGGAAGGGAAGGAGCAACTGAACTCAGACCTCGATGACAGGAGCTCAAAAAAGTCCAAAGTGTCTTCCTACAAGGATTGGGAGGAGGGCAAAAGCGACTCTGGgtcagatgatgatgatgatgcaggGGGTAAAAGCAAGAATGTGAAGAAAGAAAG CAGAAAGTACCGTATGACAGGCTCAGAAACACCTTCTAACCCTGGTGGGGTGAGTGAGGAATTCCGGCGAAAACAtcagcaaagagaaaaagaccgTCGAGAACATGGTGTATATGCATCATCCAAAGAGggcaaacacagagacagagaaagaagcaGAGACATGGAGCGGGATCGGGACCGGGATAGAGACAGAAACCGGGGCAAAGAGCGAAAAAGTGATCGAG AAGGTCGAGAGTCGAGCCGCAGTCGGGGTTTGAGCAGCGCTCGCTCGGAGCATGGGGACGGCAGTGTAAGGAGCGAACGCTCTCAGAGGGACGTCTGGTCAGAGCGCATCAGCCGCGGGACCCACAGGGAAGAGCCTGAAAGTCCTCGCCATCGCCCCAAAG ATGCTACAACACCATCCCGGTCAAGTTGGGATGAAGATGACAGTGGCTATGCCAGCTCACGCCGCTCCCACTGGGAGAGCCCCTCTCCAGCTCCTTCACACAAGGAGACTGATCGCTCGGAGCGCAGTTCTCGCTCATCCCGCGAGAGCGAGAGGAGAGACAA GTCAGTGAGGGCTCGTTATCCAGAAGACACTCCTCTACCCACGCCCTCATACAAATACAATGAGTGGGCAAATGACAGGAAACATCTTGGCTCCACCCCTCGTCTCTCTAGAGGGAAAG GTAAAAAGGAAAATGGAGAGGATGGCATCTCCTTTGAAaatgaggaggagaaggagcaaTGGGAGGAAGACCAGAGG CAAGCCGACAGAGATTGGTACATGATGGATGAGGGTTATGATGAGTTCCATAACCCTTTGACTTCAAGCTCAGATGAGTATGTTAAGAAGAGAGAGCAGATTTTACAAAAGCAGACCCAGAAACGAATATCAGCTCAAAAGCGACAGATCAATGAG GACAATGAACGTTGGGAGACTAACCGAATGTTAACCAGTGGCGTTGTGCAGCGGTTGGAAGTGGATGAGGACTTTGAAGAAGACAATGCAGCAAAAGTCCACTTGCTGGTCCACAACCTAGTTCCTCCTTTCTTAGATGGCAGAATTGTCTTCACCAAGCAG CCTGAGCCAGTCATTCCTGTGAAAGATGCCACTTCAGACATGGCGATTATATCCCGCAAGGGCAGCCAGCTGGTccgcaaacacagagagcagAAGGAGCGCAAGAAG GCTCAGCACAAACACTGGGAGCTGGCTGGGACCAAGCTTGGAGACATTATGGGCATCAAGAAAGAAGAAGACAGTTCTGAAACCAAACCAGTAGGAGAGGATGGAGCTGTAGACTACAG ggCAGAGCAGAAGTTTGCTGACCACATGAAGGAAAAGAGTGAGGCCAGCAGTGAATTTGCTAAGAAAAAGACTTTGTTGGAGCAGAGACAGTTTCTGCCCATCTTTGCTGTCCGACAACAGCTACTGAACATAATCAG AGACAATAGCATTGTGATTGTAGTTGGTGAGACGGGCAGTGGGAAGACCACCCAGTTAACACAGTACCTTCATGAGGATGGCTACACCAGTTATGGCATGGTGGGCTGCACACAGCCTCGCAGAGTGGCAGCTATGAGTGTGGCCAAGAGAGTTAGTGAGGAGATGGGCAGCAACCTCGGAGAAGAG GTTGGCTATGCTATCCGATTTGAAGACTGTACCTCTGAGAAGACCATGATTAAATACATGACAGATGGGATCTTGTTGCGAGAGTCTCTTCGCGAGTCTGATTTGGACCACTACAGCGCAGTCATCATGGATGAGGCTCATGAGCGTTCCCTCAACACAGACGTGCTTTTTGGCCTGCTTCGAGAG GTGGTGTCCAGGCGCTCTGATCTGAAGCTCATTGTCACATCTGCCACCATGGACTCTGACAAATTTGCAGCATTCTTTGGAAATGTTCCTATCTTCCACATTCCCGGAAGGACATTCCCTGTGGACATCTTGTTCAGTAAA acTCCTCAGGAGGACTATGTTGAGGCTGCGGTGAAGCAGGCCTTGCAAATCCACCTCAGTGGAATGGCTGGAGACATCCTCATCTTCATGCCTGGTCAGGAGGACATTGAG GTAACGTCAGATCAGATTATAGAACGCTTGGAGGATCTGGAGAATGCTCCTCCACTTGCTGTTCTGCCCATCTATTCTCAGTTGCCCTCAGACCTGCAGGCCAAGATCTTTCAGAAG GCCCCAGATGGAGTGAGGAAATGCATTGTTGCCACCAACATCGCTGAAACCTCTCTGACAGTAGATGGCATCATGTTTGTTGTGGACTCTGGGTATTGCAAACTCAAG GTGTTCAACCCTCGTATAGGTATGGATGCTCTGCAGGTTTACCCCATTAGCCAGGCCAATGCCAACCAACGTGCTGGCAGAGCTGGGAGGACGGGTCCAGGCCAGTGCTACAG ATTATACACACAAAGTGCCTTCAAGAACGAGATGTTGACCACAACCATCCCAGAGATCCAACGCACCAATCTGGCTAATGTGGTGCTGCTGCTGAAGTCTCTTGGGGTGCAGGACTTGCTGCTCTTTCACTTCATGGACCCACCACCTGAAGACAACATGCTCAATTCCATGTACCAACTGTGGATACTGGGTGCCCTGGACAACACGG GTGCTCTGACTCCCACTGGGCGGCTCATGGTGGAATTTCCTCTGGATCCAGCTTTGTCCAAGATGTTGATTGTGTCCTGTGATATGGGCTGCAGTGCTGATATCCTCATTATAGTCTCCATGCTGTCTGTGCCGACCATTTTCTACagaccaaag GGGCGAGAAGAGGAGAGTGACCAGGTCAGGGAGAAGTTTGCTATCCCTGAGAGTGATCATCTGACCTACCTCAATGTTTACCTGCAGTGGAAGAATAACAACTATTCCAGCATCTGGTGCAATGAGCACTTCATTCACACCAAGGCCATGCGAAAA GTACGGGAAGTGCGAGCCCAACTCAAAGACATCATGGTGCAGCAGAAAATGAACCTGACCTCCTGCGGCTCAGATTGGGACGTGATCAGAAAGTGCATATGTGCAGCCTATTTTCACCAGGCTGCGAAACTGAAG GGCATAGGGGAGTATGTGAATGTGCGGACTGGAATGCCCTGTCACCTTCACCCCACCAGCTCTCTCTTTGGCATGGGCTACACCCCTGATTATATCACCTACCACGAGCTGGTCATGACCACCAAG GAGTACATGCAGTGTGTGACAGCAGTGGATGGTGAATGGTTGGCGGAGCTGGGCCCCATGTTCTATAGCATTAAACACGCTGGAAAGAGCAGACAG GAGAATCGACGGAGGGCCAAAGAAGAGATCACCAATATGGAGGAGGAAATGTCCCTGGCTGAACAACAGTTGCGTGCACGGAAAGAAGAGCAGGAGAGGAAAAACAACATTGGCAGTGCAAG gtcagtgaagatCTGTACTCCAGGCAGACGAGAAGACGTGCCCATGACTCCAAAACGAACTCCTGCACGTTTTGGCCTTTAG